A window of the Desulfovibrio sp. Fe33 genome harbors these coding sequences:
- a CDS encoding amidohydrolase family protein, giving the protein MVELIRAAKAATMIPGAPVIEDAAILVEEGIIREVGAFASLGRTHTGDVLDLGDVFLCPGLVNAHSHLELAHLRGKCPSGRGFVVWVENLLKQPIFDLEPDALDEAVKELKRTGTVMVGDIATRFAKEMAGMLAASGLFFAVFCEAIGETVPKKTFIPSGEFEAGFLSVAGHSLYTTHRDVLRAAKKESRERGLPFSLHLAEHDDEVAIMAGEPSAFLDLLQARGRLLDFEPPKKRPVRQALDLGLLDETTLAVHCVKVTDEDIAAVRESGATVCLCPRSNEFIGVGRAPWEKWFASGAPLCLGTDSLASNTDLDLWNEALYLKENFDGGLSLEDVLAMVTRNPARILGAGNTLGTLEPGKVASFALVPDTLQALF; this is encoded by the coding sequence ATGGTTGAACTCATTCGCGCGGCCAAAGCCGCGACCATGATACCCGGCGCGCCCGTCATTGAGGACGCGGCCATTCTCGTCGAGGAAGGAATCATCAGGGAGGTCGGCGCCTTCGCTTCCCTGGGCCGAACTCATACCGGCGACGTTCTCGATCTCGGGGACGTTTTTCTTTGTCCGGGCCTGGTCAACGCCCACTCCCATCTCGAACTGGCCCACCTGCGGGGCAAGTGCCCGTCTGGCCGCGGATTCGTCGTCTGGGTGGAAAATCTGCTCAAGCAGCCCATATTTGATCTCGAACCGGACGCCCTGGACGAGGCCGTGAAGGAATTGAAGCGGACCGGGACCGTCATGGTAGGGGATATCGCCACCCGTTTCGCCAAGGAGATGGCCGGAATGCTTGCCGCATCCGGCCTTTTTTTCGCGGTTTTCTGCGAGGCCATCGGCGAGACCGTGCCGAAGAAGACCTTCATTCCCTCGGGCGAGTTCGAAGCCGGATTTCTGTCCGTGGCAGGGCATTCCCTGTACACCACCCATCGGGACGTGCTCCGCGCCGCCAAGAAGGAGAGCCGGGAGAGGGGGCTGCCCTTTTCACTTCACCTGGCCGAGCATGACGACGAGGTCGCCATCATGGCCGGGGAACCGAGCGCCTTCCTGGATCTGCTCCAGGCTCGCGGCCGTCTGCTCGACTTCGAACCGCCGAAAAAACGCCCGGTCCGGCAGGCCCTGGATCTCGGGCTGCTCGACGAGACCACCCTGGCCGTGCATTGCGTCAAGGTCACGGACGAGGACATCGCCGCCGTGCGCGAATCCGGGGCCACGGTCTGCCTGTGCCCGCGCTCCAACGAGTTCATCGGCGTGGGCCGCGCCCCGTGGGAAAAATGGTTCGCCTCGGGCGCACCGCTTTGTTTGGGAACGGACTCCCTGGCCTCCAACACCGATCTCGATTTGTGGAACGAGGCTCTGTATCTCAAGGAAAATTTCGACGGCGGGCTGTCCCTGGAGGACGTGCTCGCCATGGTGACCCGCAACCCGGCGCGCATCCTGGGCGCGGGCAACACCCTCGGCACGCTGGAACCGGGCAAGGTCGCTTCCTTCGCCCTGGTGCCGGATACCCTACAAGCGTTATTCTAG
- a CDS encoding aspartate carbamoyltransferase catalytic subunit: MKWLHKDLLDVSQLSKAEVMAIFETAGRFQELQERPVKKVPTLKGRSVVLFFAEPSTRTKTSFDVAGKRLSADTFSLAKSSSSLTKGESLKDTALTLQAMAPDAIVIRHWCSGAARFMADRLECSVINAGDGRHAHPTQALLDSFTLHQEWGDLNGKTILILGDIAHSRVARSNVILLNMLGAKVRLCGPRTLLPPALKTWPVEVYSDLDEAVRGVDAVMCLRLQLERQKDGLLPDLREYARTYGLGMKHVELANPDVRIMHPGPLNRGVEISSELADTANSLILDQVASGVVVRMALLFLYMTRKGEE, encoded by the coding sequence ATGAAATGGTTACACAAGGACCTGCTGGACGTGTCCCAGCTTTCCAAGGCGGAGGTCATGGCGATCTTCGAGACGGCGGGACGTTTCCAGGAATTGCAGGAACGGCCGGTCAAAAAGGTGCCCACCCTCAAGGGCCGCAGCGTGGTGCTCTTCTTCGCCGAACCGAGCACGCGCACCAAGACGAGCTTCGACGTGGCCGGAAAGCGGCTGTCCGCCGATACCTTCTCGTTGGCAAAAAGCTCGTCCAGCCTGACCAAGGGCGAGTCCCTCAAGGACACCGCCCTGACCCTCCAGGCCATGGCCCCGGACGCTATCGTCATCCGGCACTGGTGCTCGGGCGCGGCCCGATTCATGGCCGATCGGCTGGAATGCTCGGTCATCAACGCCGGCGACGGCAGGCACGCGCATCCCACCCAGGCCCTTCTGGACTCCTTCACCCTGCACCAGGAGTGGGGCGACCTGAACGGCAAGACCATTCTTATTCTCGGCGATATCGCCCACAGCCGCGTGGCACGCTCCAACGTCATCCTGCTGAACATGCTCGGCGCGAAGGTCAGGCTCTGCGGTCCGCGCACCCTCCTGCCCCCGGCGTTGAAAACGTGGCCGGTCGAGGTCTACTCCGATCTGGACGAGGCGGTCAGGGGCGTGGACGCCGTCATGTGCCTGCGGTTGCAGCTTGAACGCCAGAAGGACGGCCTGCTGCCCGATCTGCGCGAGTACGCCAGGACCTACGGGCTGGGCATGAAGCATGTGGAGCTGGCGAATCCGGACGTGCGCATCATGCATCCCGGCCCCCTGAACCGGGGCGTGGAAATCAGCTCCGAGCTGGCCGACACCGCCAATTCCCTGATTCTCGATCAGGTGGCCAGCGGCGTGGTCGTGCGCATGGCCCTGCTGTTCCTCTATATGACCAGGAAAGGCGAAGAATAA